CGAGCGATGGACTCGAACGACCAGGAGCGCGAGCGCGGCATCACCATTCTCGCCAAGTGCACCTCGGTGCTGTGGAACGGTGAGGCGGGCGAGACCCGGATCAACATCATCGACACCCCCGGTCACGCCGACTTCGGCGGCGAGGTCGAGCGGATCCTGGGCATGGTGGACGGCTGCGTCCTGCTGGTCGACGCCGAGGAAGGCGTCATGCCGCAGACCAAGTTCGTGCTGACCAAGGCGCTGAAGATGGGCCTGCGCCCGATCCTCTGCATCAACAAGGTCGACCGCGCCCACGCCGACCCGGACCGCGTCCACAACGAAACCTTCGACCTGTTCGCCGCCATCGGCGCCACGGACGAGCAGCTGGACTTCCCGCACATCTACGCCTCGGGCCGCAATGGCTGGGCGACGCTGGACCTGAACCAGCCGAACGACAACCTGGCGCCGCTGTTCGACCTGATCGTCCGCCACGTTCCGCCGCCCAAGGTGGCCGAAAACAAGGACAAGCCGTTCCAGATGCTGAACGTGCTGATCGAAAGCGATCCGTTCCTGGGCCGCCTGCTGACCGGTCGTATCGCCAGCGGCAAGGCGATCCCCGGCATGGCCATCCATGCCCTGGACCGTGACGGCAACGAGATCGAGCGCGGCCGCATCACCAAGGTGCTGGCCTTCCGCGGTCTGAAGCGCCAGCCGGTCGACGAAGGCGCCGAGGCGGGCGACATCGTCGCCATCGCCGGCATGAGCAAGGCCACCGTGGCCGACACGCTTTGCGCCATGGAAGTCACCGAGGCCCTGCCCGCCCAGCCGATCGACCCGCCGACCATCTCGATGACCGTTTCGGTCAACGACAGCCCGCTGGCCGGCCGCGAAGGCGACAAGGTCCAGTCGCGCGTCATCCGCGACCGCCTGCTGCGCGAAGCCGAGAGCAACGTGGCCATCCGCGTCACCGAGACCTCGG
The DNA window shown above is from Caulobacter sp. FWC26 and carries:
- the typA gene encoding translational GTPase TypA, with product MSMRNIAIIAHVDHGKTTLVDQLLAQSGVFRANEATTERAMDSNDQERERGITILAKCTSVLWNGEAGETRINIIDTPGHADFGGEVERILGMVDGCVLLVDAEEGVMPQTKFVLTKALKMGLRPILCINKVDRAHADPDRVHNETFDLFAAIGATDEQLDFPHIYASGRNGWATLDLNQPNDNLAPLFDLIVRHVPPPKVAENKDKPFQMLNVLIESDPFLGRLLTGRIASGKAIPGMAIHALDRDGNEIERGRITKVLAFRGLKRQPVDEGAEAGDIVAIAGMSKATVADTLCAMEVTEALPAQPIDPPTISMTVSVNDSPLAGREGDKVQSRVIRDRLLREAESNVAIRVTETSEKDAYEVAGRGELQLGVLIENMRREGFEVSISRPRVVYQTGENGERLEPMEDVVIDVDDEFTGIVIEKLSARKAELKDMGPSGAGKTRIQLLSPSRSLIGYQGEFLTDTRGSGVLNRVFSHYEPHKGPIDQQRKGVLVSNSDGETAAYALWNLEERGVMFVGAGEKTYQGMIIGENSRSDDLDVNPMKAKQLTNVRASGKDESIRLTPPRRMTLEQAIAYIEDDELVEVTPKNIRLRKQVLNPSFRKKRSKED